From Thermococcus sp.:
CTCTGAGACCGAGTTTCCCGAATATAGGAACGAGGGAAGCGAAGAGGGCCGCGAGAAGCGCGTAGATTATGTATCCTCTCATTCCACCTCACCTAAGGGGATAATAACCCGCCCAAGTTCATTGGCCCCGCCTTCGGCGGCACTCCCCGGGCGGGGGGGATTGGTCTTTTACAATAAAAAGGTTTCGACGAGGGAAAATTAGAAAAACTAAAAGGAACGGGGAAACTCACTTCTTGAGCTTCTCGCACTTCTCAACCCAATCTTTGAGCACATCTTTGAGCTTCGGCTCGCCGATCTCCTCAAGTTCGTAGCGGACGCGAACGGCCGGCTTGTTGAGCTTGACGACGCGCCTGAGGTCGATCGGGGTTCCGATGACGACGACGTCTGCATCTGCCCTGTTGATGGTCTCCTCAAGCTCCTTGATCTGCTTCTCGCCGTAGCCCATGGCCGGCAGGATGACGTCGAGGTGGCTGTACTTCTTGTAGGTGTCGACGATCGAACCGACGGCGTAGGGCCTCGGGTCGATTATCTCCTTAGCCCCGTACTTCTTCGCCGCTATGTAACCGGCACCGTACTTCATGCCTCCGTGCGTTAGAGTTGGCCCGTCTTCAACGACGAGAACGCGCTTGCCCTTGATGAGCTCCGGCTTGTCGACGTAGAGCGGTGAGGCACCGTCGATGACAATGGCGTTCGGGTTGATCTTCTCGATGTCCTCGCGGACCTTCTGAATGTCATCGCGGTTAGCTGTATCTATCTTGTTGATGATTATGACGTCAGCGCTTCTGAAGTTGGTCTCACCTGGGTGGTACTTGACCTCGTGGCCGGGCCTGTGCGGGTCGGTAACCACTATCCAGAGGTCTGGCACGTAGAACGGGAAGTCGTTGTTCCCGCCGTCCCAGAGGATGATGTCAGCCTCCTTCTCAGCCTCGCGGAGAATCTTCTCGTAGTCCACTCCAGCATAGACGACCATGCCCCTGTCTATGTAAGGCTCGTACTCCTCGCGCTCCTCGATAGTGCACTCGTATTTGTCGAGGTCCTCGTAGGTGGCGAAGCGCTGAACCATCTGCTTCCTGAGGTCGCCGTAGGGCATCGGGTGCCTTATGGCAACGACCTTGTAGCCCATTTCCTGGAGGAGCTGGGCGACCTTTCTGGAAGTCTGGCTCTTTCCACAGCCAGTTCTGACGGCGGTGACCGCTACAACAGGCTTGGTGCTCTTTATCATTGTGCTCTTCGGGCCGAGGAGCCAGAAGTCTGCTCCAGCGCTGTGTGCCCTGCTCGCAAGGTGCATGACGTGCTCGTGCGGAACATCGGAGTAGGCGAAGACGACGATATCGATGTCGTGCTCTTTGATTATCTTCTCCATGTCGTCCTCGCTCCATATCGGAATCCCGTTCGGGTAAAGCTCTCCGGCAAGCTCTGGCGGGTATGTTCTGCCCTCAATGTCAGGGATCTGGGTCGCGGTGAAGGCAACGACCTCGTAGTCTGGGTTGTCCCTGAAGAACGTGTTGAAGTTGTGGAAGTCCCTTCCGGCCGCTCCAAGAATCAGAACTCTCTTCTTTCCTTTCTCGGCCATTTTCGTTCACCTCTAAAACTTTGTTCGTTGGTGTATTGCCCTTTACACTTATAACGGTTTTTGTTTAATGGTGAAAGAGCTTTACATAACTCTTTCGGAATCCTATGATGTTTTTTGAAAAACTTTCAGAAACATCTGAACCCTCACCGTCTTGGGATTACCCGATGGGTTAATAAACGATTGCTGAAAAGTCCTCGGGGGAGTTTCATGAACAATGGGGTGAGAACTCACACTGCTCTTCATGTGGTCAAGGGTGCCGTTGTTAAGGTTCTCGGCGAAAGGGCCAAATGGACGGCGTCAACCTACGTCAAAGGCAATGGGGGTGTTTTAACGGTCAAGTTCGACAGGAAGCCGACACCCGAAGAAATCGCGGAGATAGAGCGCCTTGCCAACGAGAAGGTTAATGAGAACGTTCCCATCAATGTCTATGAACTCCCGCGCGAAGAAGCGGAGAAGCGTTTTGGGGAGGATATGTACGACCTCTTCCCGGTTCCAGAGGGTGTGAAAACGCTTAAAGTGGTTGTCATCGAGGGCTGGAACGTGAATGCGTGCAGCAAAGAACACACCAAGAGGACGGGGGAAATAGGAAGAATAAAAATCAGAAAAATCCGCTTCAGGAGGAGCAAGGAACTGCTTGAGATTGGGTTTGATGTTCTCTGATGCCCGCGCCTTCCTGCCTTCAGTGCTCCGAGGACTACCGCTAGGAGCGCGAGCAGTCCCGGACCGCAGATTTCTCGCCCCTTCTTGTTTCTCTCGTTCCACTGCTTCGGGGACGTCATCTCGGCCGTTAGGTCGGCGACTTTACCGCTCCCGCTAACCCTCAGCAACTCCCACTTTTCTCCAGCGCTACCTGCGACCAGCAATGAATCCCCCAGCGGAGCCGCGTAGACCGCTGAAACGTTTAGCCTAGTGAGTTCCTTGAAGCTTCTCCCATCGTACGTGAGGATTTCGTTCCCGGAAAACAGGAACCACTGCCCCTTCCAGACGGCTAAATCGATACCCATGTCCGAGACCTTTGTCAGGTTTCCCCCGCCTTCGTAGGCGTACAGACCATCGTTTGTGACAATCAGAACGACCGAGCCGTTTGAGTACATCGAACGCACCCTGAGCCCCGGGGGAAGCTGAAGGGAAAGCGTCAAGTTCTTACTGTGCAGGCAGAGCTCAGTCCTGTTTCCGGTTCTGGTGTAGACGAGCCATCCTTCCCCTAGGGGGGCAACGTGTATCTCGTCGGCCGTCACGTTCGTCGGCTTGAAATCCGTCCCGTTGAATCAGACGAGGGTTTGATAGGTTAGCATGGTGACCTTCTCCATGACCAGCGAGGCATCTTTCTTTCCTGCCCTGAACTCGACCACGGCGCAGGTCGA
This genomic window contains:
- a CDS encoding cyclic 2,3-diphosphoglycerate synthase codes for the protein MAEKGKKRVLILGAAGRDFHNFNTFFRDNPDYEVVAFTATQIPDIEGRTYPPELAGELYPNGIPIWSEDDMEKIIKEHDIDIVVFAYSDVPHEHVMHLASRAHSAGADFWLLGPKSTMIKSTKPVVAVTAVRTGCGKSQTSRKVAQLLQEMGYKVVAIRHPMPYGDLRKQMVQRFATYEDLDKYECTIEEREEYEPYIDRGMVVYAGVDYEKILREAEKEADIILWDGGNNDFPFYVPDLWIVVTDPHRPGHEVKYHPGETNFRSADVIIINKIDTANRDDIQKVREDIEKINPNAIVIDGASPLYVDKPELIKGKRVLVVEDGPTLTHGGMKYGAGYIAAKKYGAKEIIDPRPYAVGSIVDTYKKYSHLDVILPAMGYGEKQIKELEETINRADADVVVIGTPIDLRRVVKLNKPAVRVRYELEEIGEPKLKDVLKDWVEKCEKLKK
- a CDS encoding alanyl-tRNA editing protein → MNNGVRTHTALHVVKGAVVKVLGERAKWTASTYVKGNGGVLTVKFDRKPTPEEIAEIERLANEKVNENVPINVYELPREEAEKRFGEDMYDLFPVPEGVKTLKVVVIEGWNVNACSKEHTKRTGEIGRIKIRKIRFRRSKELLEIGFDVL